From the genome of Pygocentrus nattereri isolate fPygNat1 chromosome 25, fPygNat1.pri, whole genome shotgun sequence, one region includes:
- the LOC108438552 gene encoding proline-rich protein 5-like — MTSGHRRVHSLSSMPLPLLPQLQSGSSTLQDSSVSDMNRWLLKTEMGSFIKEYFQNQLLNKGLRFILEEVLLYEGESQLFFLADVWLRFFSEILPTLQAIFYPLQGQELTVRQMSLLAFRDLVLMRVPLEDLLPTNLSLLPTSIRQMLLVLQGVHEPRGPSVEYYRLEKMLEMVVSPYLWNSNAEQTKETRHFIQPEIKITQHISESSLLSPLMEQDGEMYPDRGASLRRHTVANSLSAMSNMQLSVTDRRHCGLVESYETIDEIREEHNRDISLKAVTHFESQSC, encoded by the exons CTTCCTCAGCTGCAGTCTGGCTCCAGCACGCTGCAAGACTCTTCTGTCAGTGACATGAACAG ATGGCTTCTAAAAACAGAAATGGGCTCGTTCATCAAGGAGTATTTCCAG AATCAGCTTCTGAATAAAGGTCTTAGATTTATTTTGGAGGAGGTGCTGCTGTATGAAG GGGAGAGTCAACTCTTTTTCTTGGCTGATGTATGGCTGCGATTTTTCTCTGAGATTTTGCCCACACTGCAGGCTATTTTTTATCCACTGCAG GGTCAGGAGCTGACAGTGAGGCAGATGTCCCTGCTGGCCTTCAGAGATTTGGTCCTGATGAGGGTTCCTCTGGAGGATTTGCTGCCCACCAACTTATCTCTACTTCCCACGTCTATCAGGCAGATGTTGCTTGTCCTGCAG GGAGTCCATGAACCAAGGGGCCCCTCAGTGGAATACTATCGACTTGAGAAGATGCTGGAAATGGTGGTTTCTCCCTATCTGTGGAACA GCAACGCAGAACAAACCAAAGAAACCAGACACTTCATCCAACCAGAGATAAAGATTACACAGCACATTTCAGAGAGCTCTCTTCTGTCACCTTTAATGGAGCAGGACGGAGAGATGTATCCGGATAGAGGGGCCAGCCTACGGCGCCACACTGTGGCTAATAGCCTATCTGCAATGTCCAACATGCAGCTCTCCGTTACTGATAGGAGGCATTGTGGGTTAGTAGAAAGCTATGAGACCATTGATGAAATAAGAGAAGAACACAACAGGGATATCTCTCTCAAGGCAGTCACACATTTTGAGAGCCAAAGCTGTTGA